CTTCGTCATTCGCGTATTCCAGATGATCCACGCTGATGGCTCCGACTTTGATTCCGGCCAGGATACCACCGCTTCGGGTCAACTGCTCGGCATGCACCTTGGGCCGCATTCCGAACGCACGAGCTTTTGACAGGTACTGAAACGTCTCGTCCGCCGTAAAATACCCTTGTTCACAAAAGATGTCGCAGAAATCAGCGAGCCCTTCATCGGCGACTTTCGGGAATAAGGTATCGGTAAGGAATTTCAGATAGGCTGATCGGTCACCCTGGAACTCGGCTGGGACCGCGTGTGCTCCAAGAAAGGTGCTGCGCACCGGAATCGGGAAGTGATCCCGCAACCGACGAATGACCCGGAGCATTTTCAACTCACTGGCTTCGTCAAGGCCATAACCGCTCTTGATCTCGATCGCTCCGGTTCCCATCCGGATCGCATCCAGCACACGCTCACGTGCCGCGTGGAAAAGCTCATCTTCCGAAGCATCCCGAAGGCGCCTGGCTGAATTCAATATACCACCACCACGCTCCGCTATCTGCTGATAGCTGAGTCCCTGCATACGATCAACGAATTCCTGTTCACGACTACCGGCAAATACGGTATGCGTATGGGCATCGCACCAAGAGGGTAGCACCAATCCGCCTTGGGCATCGATCTCTTCGCCGATCGTGTAGCGGGATCGAAGTTCGGCCAGGGCCTCCGGTGTTTCCTGTCCAAAGGCTTCAAATTTCCCGTGCCGGACAAGCAGGTAGGCTCCATCCACGAGCGGAATACGGTCCATGGCATCGCCACGAAGCGGAGAAAGTGAACCCGGGTGGGCAAGCACCAGGGTACGGATGTTCCGGATCAATAAAGCCACAGGAACTTTGGTAGATTCGCCGGCGAAAGTAGCAATTAATCCCGCCACCGCCTGTATGGATACCTACGATGTCGTGATCCTTGGCGCCGGTCCAGCCGGTTGTACCTGTGCTTTGGCTTTGCATGACGCAGGGCTGAAGGTGGCGCTTGTTGACAAAAGTGATTTTCCGCGCGACAAGGTATGTGGGGATGCGATTGGAGGGAGGGCTGAACGTGTCCTGAGGGAACTTGATCCGGACCTGGCCGATGAATTTTCAAGGCGCGCGTTCGGCGTAAAGGCTGCCGGCTGGCGATTGGTGACACCCCGGGGCAGGTCCGTTACAGCCAGGTTTGTAAAACCTGGCCGGGTCGTTCGCCGATGGGACTTCGATCATTTTCTGTTCGAACAACTCCGGGTGAAGTTTCCGACACTCAGGTTGTTGACCGGACTGACGGTCAAGTCGATCCGGAATACCGGAGAGGGGTTTGAATTGTTAGCTGACGGGCTGCAACTCAAGGCCCGTTTTCTGGTGGGCTGTGATGGCGCAAACTCCATCGTTGCCCGGCAACTGGTCGGGAGAACGGTAGATCCTGCTTTTCACTCGGGAGCAGTCCGGGCTTATTACCGCGGGATAAAAGGTGTTCAAGGCAATGAGTTGCTCGAGATCTACCTGCTCAAAGATTTTCTGCCGGGATACTTCTGGATATTTCCGCTTCCGGATGGAGCAGCGAATGTGGGTTTCGGGATGTTGACCAGCGATATCTCCAAACGGCGGATCGATCTGAAGGCTGCCCTGGACGCGATTATCCGGTCCAATGATGAACTGCGTGACCGATTCCGGTTCGCCGTAAGGGAAGGAACGGTGACAGGATTCGGCTTACCACTTGGCGGAAAGGTGCAACAACTCAGCGGTGACAGTTTCCTACTCTGTGGCGATGCCGCTTCCCTGATCGATCCTTTGAACGGGGAAGGTATAGCCAACGCGATGTGGAGTGCGCAAATCGCGGCACGCCATATCCGGCAGGCCTTCAAGTCGGGAGCGTTTGGCCACGACTCTTTGCAAGCCTACGATCGGGAACTCTACTCCAAACTTGGACCGGAACTCCGCCGCAAATTGTTGATGCAACGTGTTTTTAACCGTCCCTGGCTGATCGAGTCCCTGGTTGCGTTGGGGAACCGAATTCCCTGGTTGAAAGACCGGGTAGCACGCAGGTTGTAAGGCTGCATTAACATCTTTTCGTTGATTTTTAGGCCTTTCACCGGGTTCTGCAGCCAACCCGAACCGTAACTTCGTATCCTATGGCTGGAAATAGCTTCGGACAGATTTTTCGTCTTACCTCGTTCGGCGAATCGCACGGTCCCGCACTGGGTGGCGTACTCGATGGTTGCCCGTCCGGACTGCCGATTGATTTGACTGCTGTACAAGCTGATCTTGATCGACGGAGACCCGGACAAAGCGGCATTACCACCGCGAGAAAGGAGGCTGATTCTTTTGAGTTGTTATCGGGTGTGTTTGAGGGCAGAACCACCGGCGCTCCGATCGGATTTATCATCAGGAACCGTGACGAACGTTCTTCCGATTACGATGCCATGGCCGGAAGCTTTCGTCCTTCTCACGCCGAT
This genomic stretch from Bacteroidota bacterium harbors:
- a CDS encoding imidazolonepropionase codes for the protein MALLIRNIRTLVLAHPGSLSPLRGDAMDRIPLVDGAYLLVRHGKFEAFGQETPEALAELRSRYTIGEEIDAQGGLVLPSWCDAHTHTVFAGSREQEFVDRMQGLSYQQIAERGGGILNSARRLRDASEDELFHAARERVLDAIRMGTGAIEIKSGYGLDEASELKMLRVIRRLRDHFPIPVRSTFLGAHAVPAEFQGDRSAYLKFLTDTLFPKVADEGLADFCDIFCEQGYFTADETFQYLSKARAFGMRPKVHAEQLTRSGGILAGIKVGAISVDHLEYANDEDIKALADSTTIPVLLPGAQLFLGLPAPPARAMITAGNAVALATDFNPGSSPSSNMNLMVSLACILYKMTPREAICAATINAAAAMGIQDTHGSIGIGKVANFFVTSPLESVEAFPYFFGQPLIRQCFINGRTLSSLNI
- a CDS encoding geranylgeranyl reductase family protein, producing MDTYDVVILGAGPAGCTCALALHDAGLKVALVDKSDFPRDKVCGDAIGGRAERVLRELDPDLADEFSRRAFGVKAAGWRLVTPRGRSVTARFVKPGRVVRRWDFDHFLFEQLRVKFPTLRLLTGLTVKSIRNTGEGFELLADGLQLKARFLVGCDGANSIVARQLVGRTVDPAFHSGAVRAYYRGIKGVQGNELLEIYLLKDFLPGYFWIFPLPDGAANVGFGMLTSDISKRRIDLKAALDAIIRSNDELRDRFRFAVREGTVTGFGLPLGGKVQQLSGDSFLLCGDAASLIDPLNGEGIANAMWSAQIAARHIRQAFKSGAFGHDSLQAYDRELYSKLGPELRRKLLMQRVFNRPWLIESLVALGNRIPWLKDRVARRL